Within Anopheles ziemanni chromosome 2, idAnoZiCoDA_A2_x.2, whole genome shotgun sequence, the genomic segment TTTACGTTATCGTAAACAGAAGGGGAACGGCGCTGTGCAGCGTAATCTTTTGCGCACACGAGCCCCGAGCTGAGAGGCACAAACAAGGCCAATCTTCTAAGGTGGCCAAGATAAGATGAATTGTACACTAGCAGACTAGCAGCAATTTCAGAATAGTTACCGTctctatttcttttttattcaatcatTTTACTAAGGAACTGATATACTTTGTAGGAATCATTTGGATCTTCagtatttaaaattcaacttAAGAAAACATctaatttgtttgaattattCTCTAACcatttatttgtaaaaatcgtcttaaattttataatttggcCAACGATCCTAAGCCTTACAAAAATTTGAACGAATTGAAGAAGTTCTAACTCAACATCTCTTTTTCGTTTGCAGACATGGTCCGAATCAAACCCTGAGATCATCGTGTCCGGCTCCGGAGACGGTAGTGTTCAGCTGTGGAACACCAACCTGTCGAGCAACAATGGGCCACCGTCGATGGTGTACCGGGAGCATAAGAAGGAGATCTACAGCGTGGACTGGAGCAAGGTTCCGTACGAGCAGCTCTTCATCAGCGCCAGCTGGGACAGCACGGTCAAGATCTGGGACCCGATCCGGAACAACTCGCTCAGCACGTACATCGGCCACACGCAGTTGGTGTACAATGCGGTGTTTGCGGCGCACATCCCCAACACCTTCGCCAGCGTCAGCGGCGATGGATATCTGAAGATTTGGGACATTCTCTGCTACGATCTGCCGATCGCTAGTATCAAGGCTCACGATGGAGAGGTAAGTCTTGAATCACGATGCCCATTTTCTGGACACTTTCCTGATGCAGAAGtatattattttccattttaggTTCTGACGGTCGATTGGTGTAAGCACGATTCCAACATTCTTGCAACCGGTGCCTCGGATGGGCTGATTCGCATTTGGGACCTGAGAAACTTTGGTGTTCCGATCACGGAGCTGAAGGGCAACGAGTTTGCCGTAAGAAAAGTACAATTCTCCCCGCACAACCTGTCCGTTTTGGCCAGCGTGGGGTATGATTTTACCACCAGGTACGTTTCATCAGTCGTTATTACAATGTCTTATTTTCTCATACTAAATTTTCGAACCTTCTCTTGCAGGATATGGGATTTCAAGAAAAGCAACGAAGCCATCGAAACGATCAAACATCATTCGGAGTTTACATACGGTCTGGATTGGAATAGGCGCCGTCGGAACCAGCTCGCCGACTGCGGCTGGGACTCCCTGGTGCACGTTTTCAAACCGGATTGCCTTTCGGATAAGATATAGATGGCTTACTAAATGCATGGTACTATGTCGTGTTGCTGTAAGAGTTCCTTAGGCTTTCGAACGAGGCGACGTTTTATGTATCCCCAGAACGCAGCCCCATCACCAACAAGGGCAGCCGTTTCCGCCACAGAGAAATGAACCCGAGCGGTCAAAATTACTTTTCGGCAGAAGGGAAGTTAAAATTGTGATTTAGGTAATAAGTAGTCTAAACAGTGCTCCCCGCGCTAGTGGTTTCCGGTAAGGAAAACGGGCACATTTGAAAATAAGCTATTTGTACAGTCAGGGGTGGATGGTAAAAAAAGGCTCAGCACTGCTCAGTTTGGTGCATTATTCGATTGGGTGGTGTGGAATTTATATTTCGATGTATAGTTCAAATCAAAAACTGTTTGTGGATACGAAATCTATACTCACTCGCGTGGCATTGAAATTACTAGATTTACTGGCGTGGGCCTCCGGGAGTGGTGGAAGATTAATGGTAGTTTATATTAAACTTTAACTGTTTAtactattatttatttaccttCGTTGCGGAGTACAATAATGAGTTGTTtcaatgtgtttctttttgtttgttatcaaaCACGCATGGGTTTACTGGATTCAGGTAGCAGAGTTTGGTATTTTCTACGATTGTTTAGATTTTGAccaattttgaaattaaattttacggaATGATAGATGAAATTGTGGACATAAAAATCGTGAAATATATGAATATGTGTCATGAAATCATTACTGGCTTTTTTCTTTGGGGGTAAAAATATATACAAAAATTAGACAAAGTTCAAAAGAACATAACAGTTTTTCACGTGTTCCACGAGAATGTCATCCACGGGACCAATAAAGTCAAATCTTCATCGCATGAACTCAGCCATTTGGGAACATACGTACGCAGCCAATACGTAAGAAACGTCAAAAACATCAGTTTCAGATGTTTGTAAACAGTCGTGATGCCGGTAGGAATGTTCAATTCAACGAATAAAAGCGGAAGAAAAGTACTTTCGTTTAAATGCAAAGTGTGAAGTGAAAGCTTTTGTACAAAGTGTTCCAATTATAAATCGTTTCTCATTCCATTCAAATAGTAGGACTCCATTTGCAAGAGAACGGTGTGGTTTTTGAGGtgatttatttcatgtttacaGTATTCAAAACCTAGAGCAAGTGAAACTACATTATTGTGCATACTTTGGAGGCTCGGTCCTCCGCctggatcatctgatcgtttTTGGAGTATTTGACGTCTGGAAAGGAATCAGAAACAGAAGCCGTCATTAAAATCGAATCAAGGTAAATCAACTCTTCCGGCCGAACTCACCGTCGTCCAGAACGACCCCCGGATTCTTGCAGGAAACATCCATACTTTTCGACTTCAGCTCCTTGAAGAATTTTCTCATCCTGTCGCTGGACTTCGTGCTCCCAAGGCTACCGTTAAGTTTACTCCCGAGGCTGTGCTTCCGGGTGTCGTCGCTGTGgttattgttgttgctgtcGTTTTTCATGccatttttattctgtttgttGTAGGCCTCTTCCGCTTTCTCTGCCGCTTCCTCTTCGTCGTTGAAGGTGGACTGGGACGAAATGCTATCGTTATCATCGTCACTGTAGTCGATCAGCTGACTGATGTTGGGCGTGTGCGTTTTCCTGGGGATAATTTCGTTGTGCGCCGAGAAGCGATCCGTTTCATCTTCTTCGGACGGTTTTAGGTGATGGCGACTCTTGTGCTTCCCGTTTGGCGTGCGGCTTCTCGTTATATCCATGCCGTCGTTGATAAAGCGCACCTCTGAATCTGCTCCTGTTTCGATTGTGATCGATTCGTCCTTGGAGATCTCCCGTTCGACGTGCTCCCGGCGAAGGCGTCGTTTTTCGTTGCGCAAGAACTCCTGTGCCATCTGAGCGTCGGCTTGCAGGTCGGTAGGAATCGGAGTGCCATTGCGAAGCAGCTCCAGTGCACGCGTTACGTCCAACCGTTCCGCTGCGGGGAAAGCCAACACGAGGGAATGTTCGGTGCCGCTGGCGATGTCGGTAACGttgaagtttttaaatttactcaACTCCTTGAAGTGTTCCGACGCCGTGAACGGACAGTCATCGTCGTACGTCGTCAGCAGTCGACCC encodes:
- the LOC131281604 gene encoding peroxisomal targeting signal 2 receptor, which produces MSTFFTTNRHGYSVRFSPFNPDQFVVASSQFYGLAGGGTLYFLELTPDGCGIVEKRTHHWTDGLFDVTWSESNPEIIVSGSGDGSVQLWNTNLSSNNGPPSMVYREHKKEIYSVDWSKVPYEQLFISASWDSTVKIWDPIRNNSLSTYIGHTQLVYNAVFAAHIPNTFASVSGDGYLKIWDILCYDLPIASIKAHDGEVLTVDWCKHDSNILATGASDGLIRIWDLRNFGVPITELKGNEFAVRKVQFSPHNLSVLASVGYDFTTRIWDFKKSNEAIETIKHHSEFTYGLDWNRRRRNQLADCGWDSLVHVFKPDCLSDKI